One Defluviitoga tunisiensis genomic window carries:
- the fliM gene encoding flagellar motor switch protein FliM has product MPEDEMLTQEEIDNILKSMALGESPEKIFEEFKKEEKKIREYDFRRPMKFSREQLRTLQLVHENFARELSTYLSGRCRTFVDIKYASIDQITFSEFQKSLNAPTLMVIFSSDIFSGSAIYQMGLDIGYVIIDRLLGGSGSTLEDIRTPTELEMNIFRKECSVILRLLSRSWANVEEFDVILENLETNPQFVQIAPSNEMAILVTLSVTIRDIQGFVNLCYPSSTLEPLNDKLSTRMWARTYKYSQESKDFLKRTLLLSKLKMSAILGRTTVSLQDILDLEVGDVVRLDSFHDEPIELEIEGTKVFKAQIGKIKGFHGVKVVKKDEELLEKILIEKSIQDYLSKQKTSPTKQSEKEMNHSA; this is encoded by the coding sequence ATGCCTGAAGATGAAATGCTTACTCAGGAAGAAATAGATAATATATTAAAATCTATGGCTCTTGGGGAATCGCCTGAAAAAATATTTGAAGAATTCAAAAAAGAAGAGAAAAAAATTAGAGAATATGATTTTAGAAGGCCTATGAAGTTCTCACGCGAACAGTTAAGAACTCTTCAGTTAGTTCACGAAAACTTTGCAAGAGAACTTTCTACTTATCTTTCTGGTAGGTGCAGGACTTTTGTTGATATTAAATATGCAAGTATAGATCAAATAACTTTTTCAGAATTTCAAAAATCGCTTAATGCCCCAACTTTAATGGTTATATTCTCTTCAGATATCTTTAGTGGAAGCGCTATATATCAAATGGGTTTAGATATAGGGTATGTAATTATTGATAGACTTTTAGGTGGAAGTGGTTCGACCTTAGAAGATATAAGAACTCCTACAGAATTAGAAATGAATATTTTTAGAAAAGAATGTTCCGTAATATTAAGATTACTATCAAGATCTTGGGCTAATGTTGAAGAATTTGATGTTATTTTAGAAAATTTAGAGACTAATCCACAGTTTGTTCAAATAGCCCCTTCAAATGAAATGGCTATTCTTGTCACATTATCAGTTACCATAAGAGATATTCAAGGGTTTGTTAATCTTTGTTACCCATCTTCCACCCTTGAGCCTCTTAATGATAAATTGTCAACAAGAATGTGGGCAAGAACCTATAAATACTCTCAAGAATCAAAGGATTTTTTAAAAAGAACTTTACTGCTTTCAAAACTGAAAATGTCCGCCATACTAGGTAGAACTACAGTTAGCTTACAAGATATACTGGATTTAGAAGTTGGTGATGTAGTTAGATTAGACTCCTTTCATGATGAACCTATTGAGTTAGAAATAGAAGGAACAAAAGTGTTCAAGGCTCAAATTGGTAAAATAAAGGGATTTCATGGGGTTAAAGTTGTAAAGAAAGATGAAGAATTATTAGAGAAAATCCTCATAGAAAAAAGTATTCAAGATTATCTCTCAAAACAAAAAACTTCTCCAACCAAACAATCCGAGAAGGAGATGAATCATAGTGCCTAA
- the fliY gene encoding flagellar motor switch phosphatase FliY: MPNDNEFLSQEELDKLLKGIQNPTQRNEPREDELDEILDIIGEIANITMGSGATTLSTLLRRKIDIEYPETSIVKFKNIKTNFKGEHVVITVEYTKGLYGMNTLVLPSNLTNIIANLMLGKDPYETTGEIDEISLSAVSEAMNQMMGTASTSLSDFLKTTIEISPPITELLDFSDPTVEFPPIETDKEAYVISVKFKVKISGIAETVFWQFIPLKFANTIKEKLEEAYGMSKVDTKKKPEKKVERTPSANLFKHEKDINSNVIKEGGVKVRPVEFGEFEKKEDSISEQIDFSKLELLMDVPLEIKVELGSVRMTLREILDLHEGSLIQLNKLAGEPLDIYANDRLIARGEVVVIDENFGIRVTEIVSLRERIKTLK; this comes from the coding sequence GTGCCTAATGACAATGAATTTTTGAGTCAAGAAGAATTAGATAAATTATTAAAAGGTATACAAAATCCTACTCAGAGAAATGAACCAAGAGAGGATGAATTAGATGAAATACTAGACATAATTGGAGAAATTGCAAATATAACGATGGGATCTGGTGCAACAACCTTATCCACACTTTTAAGAAGAAAAATCGATATAGAATATCCAGAGACAAGCATAGTAAAGTTTAAAAACATAAAGACCAACTTCAAAGGTGAACATGTTGTTATTACAGTAGAATATACAAAAGGGCTATATGGTATGAACACACTGGTTCTACCATCTAACTTAACAAACATTATAGCAAACTTGATGCTTGGAAAAGATCCTTATGAAACTACTGGTGAAATTGACGAAATTAGTTTAAGTGCTGTATCCGAAGCTATGAATCAAATGATGGGGACTGCTTCAACTTCTTTATCAGACTTTTTAAAAACTACTATAGAGATTTCTCCTCCAATAACCGAATTGCTGGATTTTTCTGATCCTACGGTTGAATTTCCTCCAATAGAAACTGACAAAGAAGCCTACGTCATTTCAGTAAAATTTAAGGTTAAGATTTCAGGCATCGCAGAAACTGTTTTCTGGCAGTTTATACCCTTAAAATTTGCGAATACAATTAAGGAAAAGCTTGAAGAAGCATATGGTATGAGTAAAGTTGATACGAAAAAAAAGCCTGAGAAAAAGGTTGAACGTACCCCTAGCGCAAATCTTTTCAAACATGAAAAGGATATCAATTCTAATGTAATCAAGGAAGGTGGTGTCAAAGTTAGACCTGTAGAGTTTGGAGAATTTGAAAAGAAGGAAGATAGTATATCAGAACAAATAGACTTTTCTAAGTTAGAATTATTAATGGACGTTCCTTTAGAGATAAAAGTTGAACTAGGGTCAGTAAGGATGACACTTAGAGAAATATTAGATCTTCACGAAGGATCTTTAATACAATTAAACAAACTAGCCGGTGAACCACTTGATATATATGCAAACGATAGACTGATTGCAAGGGGAGAAGTAGTGGTTATTGATGAAAACTTTGGAATAAGGGTTACAGAAATTGTTTCATTAAGGGAGAGAATAAAAACCTTAAAGTGA
- a CDS encoding MBL fold metallo-hydrolase, with the protein MFERHDSVYNFWFENGASSVYFFEYSDGLIAFDSSLYPQKFEEMTSIVEQKTSKVLKKIFFTHFHPDHTFGGIFSDRKVDIFLNKTTFDLLASMDKNFLMETSKIAEYNFNNLKEALNQKNIFIFEKSFFMVFQDNIIAAEVVGGHTPDSTIYTLKPQDYIITGDLVFSRVHAEILNSDVEEWTSILQNMKGLKIKKILPGHGKAGSKDLVLEQTKYLLDKKKNVPLSKKYEGYALTELASL; encoded by the coding sequence ATGTTCGAAAGACATGATTCTGTATATAATTTTTGGTTTGAAAATGGGGCAAGCAGTGTTTATTTTTTTGAATATAGTGATGGTTTAATAGCCTTTGATAGTTCTCTTTATCCACAAAAATTTGAAGAAATGACAAGCATAGTTGAACAAAAGACCTCAAAAGTACTTAAAAAAATTTTTTTTACCCACTTTCATCCCGATCATACTTTTGGAGGCATTTTTAGCGATAGAAAAGTAGACATTTTCTTAAACAAAACAACTTTTGATTTATTAGCAAGTATGGATAAAAATTTTTTAATGGAGACTTCAAAAATAGCAGAATATAATTTCAATAATTTAAAAGAAGCTTTAAACCAAAAAAATATTTTTATTTTTGAGAAATCTTTTTTCATGGTTTTTCAGGATAATATTATAGCTGCGGAAGTTGTTGGAGGGCATACACCTGATTCTACAATCTATACTTTAAAACCCCAAGATTATATCATAACGGGGGATCTTGTATTCTCAAGGGTTCATGCAGAAATATTAAATTCAGATGTTGAAGAATGGACGAGTATACTACAGAATATGAAAGGCTTAAAGATAAAAAAGATTTTACCTGGGCATGGAAAAGCTGGCTCAAAGGACCTTGTTCTTGAGCAAACTAAATACTTGTTAGATAAAAAAAAGAACGTTCCATTGAGTAAAAAATATGAGGGCTATGCTTTAACAGAATTGGCTTCACTTTAA
- a CDS encoding ABC transporter ATP-binding protein produces the protein MDGETLIKNFLKKHWWRYLIGVTFLITVDVIQIFIPKQIGSIIDAVGLAVPDMLYVNSLIFRILMLAVGLAIGRIFWRITINGTARLFEFQLLNNMFQHIIHLDQDFFDKWRTGDLMTRFTSDVYLLRRLMGNSIIMIVDAVFMTSLTIIAMGSFVDWKLTLIAIIPLPSIAVISLIFGRMIQRRAMDLQKKTSELSNITEEDIAGIDVIKLYANHEVMEKIFANKAKEYYNSFIKLIRVAGLMYPLAMLVGQLSTIIIFNIGGPMVINNQITLGDFIMTHQYIGMLVWPMIAFGDFVNLLARAKASLKRVNEVLNQPNSVVEPPYEVYDFQGKYEIKNLSFSYPGTKREVLKRVNMKIEPGEMVAFVGKIGSGKSTLAKLLVKMYPVERGTIFLDGKDINDINGRFIRENVSYVPQESFLFSMTVRENIAFSDEKLEPYAEEYAQLAHVHEDITNLEKAYETVVGVRGATLSGGQRQRVTIARALAKNSKMIILDDCLSAVDTETEEEIIKTLRSETEGKTIVVISHRLKAVKDADKIFVFDDGKIVEEGNHDELIVKEGIYYSMYIKQLIEKKVED, from the coding sequence ATGGATGGTGAAACCTTGATAAAAAATTTTCTCAAAAAGCATTGGTGGAGATATCTAATAGGGGTAACATTTCTAATAACAGTTGATGTAATACAGATTTTCATTCCAAAGCAGATTGGAAGTATTATTGATGCTGTGGGGTTAGCTGTCCCAGATATGTTGTATGTGAATTCTTTGATCTTTAGAATATTGATGCTTGCAGTTGGTCTAGCAATAGGAAGAATATTCTGGAGAATTACAATCAATGGAACAGCTAGACTTTTTGAATTTCAACTTCTGAACAATATGTTTCAACATATCATTCACTTAGATCAAGACTTTTTTGATAAATGGCGTACTGGAGATTTGATGACAAGATTTACCTCTGATGTATACCTGCTAAGGCGTCTTATGGGTAACTCTATAATCATGATAGTAGATGCAGTTTTCATGACTTCGCTAACAATAATTGCAATGGGTAGTTTTGTTGACTGGAAATTGACCCTAATTGCAATCATCCCTTTACCCTCCATAGCTGTGATTTCCTTAATTTTCGGAAGAATGATTCAAAGAAGAGCTATGGACCTTCAGAAAAAGACTTCTGAATTATCAAACATTACAGAAGAAGATATAGCTGGAATTGACGTTATTAAACTTTATGCTAATCATGAAGTTATGGAAAAGATATTTGCTAATAAAGCAAAAGAATACTACAATTCCTTTATTAAACTTATCAGAGTGGCAGGATTAATGTATCCTCTAGCAATGTTAGTTGGTCAGCTTTCTACAATAATCATCTTCAATATTGGAGGACCAATGGTTATTAACAATCAAATCACTCTTGGAGATTTCATTATGACTCACCAATATATAGGAATGCTTGTGTGGCCGATGATTGCATTTGGAGATTTTGTTAACTTATTAGCAAGAGCTAAAGCCTCTCTAAAAAGGGTCAACGAAGTACTTAATCAGCCAAACTCTGTAGTAGAACCTCCATACGAAGTATATGATTTTCAGGGAAAATATGAGATCAAAAATTTATCTTTTTCTTATCCAGGAACAAAAAGAGAAGTCCTAAAAAGAGTTAATATGAAAATAGAACCTGGAGAAATGGTGGCTTTCGTTGGAAAGATAGGATCAGGCAAATCAACACTTGCAAAACTATTAGTTAAAATGTATCCTGTTGAACGTGGTACTATTTTCCTAGATGGAAAAGATATTAACGATATAAACGGTAGATTTATAAGAGAAAATGTTTCTTATGTTCCTCAAGAAAGCTTTTTATTTTCTATGACAGTACGAGAAAATATAGCTTTTTCAGATGAAAAATTAGAACCCTATGCGGAAGAATATGCGCAACTGGCTCATGTCCATGAAGATATAACAAATTTAGAAAAAGCCTATGAAACAGTTGTTGGAGTGAGAGGAGCAACCTTATCTGGTGGTCAAAGGCAGAGGGTTACTATTGCAAGGGCACTTGCAAAAAACTCAAAAATGATCATCCTAGATGATTGTTTATCAGCAGTCGACACGGAAACAGAAGAAGAAATAATAAAAACCTTAAGAAGTGAAACAGAAGGAAAAACTATAGTTGTAATTTCTCACAGGCTAAAGGCTGTAAAGGATGCAGATAAAATATTTGTGTTTGATGATGGTAAAATAGTCGAAGAAGGAAATCATGACGAATTAATTGTAAAAGAAGGAATATACTATTCAATGTATATTAAACAACTAATAGAGAAAAAAGTGGAGGATTGA
- a CDS encoding ABC transporter ATP-binding protein, which produces MASIHEDIFLEEKEKSEGDFKTVLRLWKYIKKYKLLIFLTLIALAAATLIELGLPYVIKFGIDNVINVEYSFTLKDSNPPTFVEDTKGTYVLKKIDNNYYMINKQTNETIEVPGEYYASYFDSAIQRIRNFSFFFIFLLFAQFLIHYTQLYFSNIVGQNVVYNLRNDLYKHLLRIEYNYFEKNTPGKITTRVVHDTQNLSNFFSDVITSLLKDIAILIGVIILMLLLDVQLSLYTFMMLPIIVVATFMFRSFDRKAYDKVRTRVSALNSYLAENLSGSMVTRLFNQEERKENEFKYMSTKLYEANMQQMYVFAIFRPLMNLLYYLTLSLILWVGAKQITQDVTTFGTIYAFTAYIDMFFRPIFDIAEKFDIMEDAFASAGKIFKIFGQNQEDLGKGIYKTIEKGKIEFDNVKFSYDGNTEVLKGASFKIEPNERVAIVGETGSGKTTIIKLISGLYKYQEGRILLDDKELYDYDLNMVRRKIAVVPQDVYLFSGTILDNIRLFNQDISEDEVKRVAKFVYADQIISKFPNNYHTVITERGASLSAGERQLVALIRAVLYDAKIIILDEATANVDVETEFLIQRALNKISEKATIISIAHRLSTVKSSNRIIVVHEGLIAEEGTHEDLINNRGIYYELYKLQFEKI; this is translated from the coding sequence ATGGCTTCAATTCATGAAGATATATTCTTAGAAGAAAAAGAAAAAAGTGAAGGCGATTTTAAAACAGTTCTTCGACTGTGGAAATATATAAAAAAATATAAGCTATTAATATTTTTGACACTTATAGCATTAGCGGCTGCTACACTTATCGAATTGGGATTGCCTTATGTAATAAAATTTGGTATTGATAATGTCATTAATGTTGAATATTCCTTTACACTTAAAGATTCTAATCCTCCAACTTTTGTTGAAGATACAAAGGGTACTTACGTTTTAAAAAAAATAGATAATAACTACTACATGATAAATAAACAAACTAATGAAACTATAGAAGTTCCTGGTGAATATTATGCTTCTTACTTTGATAGTGCAATTCAACGTATTAGAAATTTTAGTTTTTTCTTTATTTTTCTGTTATTTGCCCAGTTTTTAATACACTATACCCAACTATATTTTTCAAACATTGTTGGACAAAACGTTGTTTATAACTTAAGAAATGATCTATATAAACATTTATTAAGAATTGAATATAATTACTTTGAAAAAAATACCCCTGGTAAGATTACTACAAGAGTTGTACATGATACCCAAAATTTGTCAAACTTTTTTAGTGATGTAATTACGAGCCTATTAAAAGATATTGCTATTCTAATTGGTGTAATAATATTAATGCTACTATTGGATGTACAATTAAGCTTGTATACCTTTATGATGCTTCCAATTATAGTAGTCGCCACTTTTATGTTCAGATCTTTTGATAGAAAAGCATATGATAAGGTAAGAACTAGAGTATCCGCTTTAAACTCGTATTTAGCAGAAAACTTATCCGGAAGTATGGTAACTAGACTATTTAATCAAGAAGAAAGAAAAGAAAATGAATTTAAATATATGAGTACAAAATTATATGAAGCAAATATGCAACAAATGTATGTCTTTGCTATCTTTAGGCCATTAATGAATTTGCTTTATTACCTTACATTAAGTCTAATTTTATGGGTTGGAGCCAAACAAATCACACAGGATGTTACAACTTTTGGTACTATATATGCCTTCACTGCATATATAGATATGTTTTTCAGACCTATCTTTGATATTGCTGAAAAATTTGACATAATGGAAGATGCCTTTGCTTCAGCAGGAAAAATATTTAAAATTTTTGGTCAAAACCAAGAAGATCTAGGAAAAGGCATTTACAAAACCATCGAAAAAGGAAAAATAGAGTTTGATAATGTAAAATTCTCGTATGATGGAAATACAGAGGTACTAAAAGGTGCCAGTTTTAAGATAGAACCCAACGAGAGGGTAGCTATAGTTGGAGAAACTGGTTCGGGAAAAACAACTATTATTAAGCTAATAAGTGGTTTATACAAATATCAAGAAGGTCGAATACTTTTAGATGATAAAGAATTATATGATTATGATTTGAACATGGTTCGAAGGAAAATTGCCGTTGTTCCACAAGATGTATATCTTTTCTCAGGAACCATTTTAGACAACATAAGACTATTTAACCAAGACATCAGTGAAGATGAAGTCAAACGTGTAGCAAAGTTTGTTTACGCTGATCAGATAATCTCTAAATTTCCGAATAATTATCACACTGTTATTACAGAAAGAGGTGCTAGTCTTTCTGCTGGAGAAAGACAACTTGTAGCCCTTATCAGAGCTGTATTATATGATGCAAAAATAATTATTTTAGATGAAGCAACAGCTAATGTAGATGTTGAAACCGAGTTTCTAATACAAAGAGCATTAAATAAAATCTCAGAAAAAGCCACTATCATTTCAATAGCTCATAGATTGTCCACCGTAAAAAGTTCTAACCGAATAATTGTTGTTCATGAAGGTTTAATTGCAGAAGAAGGTACTCATGAAGATCTGATTAATAATCGAGGAATTTATTATGAATTGTATAAGCTTCAATTTGAAAAAATTTAA
- the iadA gene encoding beta-aspartyl-peptidase: protein MLTIIKNAEVYSPHYLGKKDLVIGGGKILYISNSFTSSSPLDVEILDIEGDYLVPGFIDSHVHIIGGGGEGGYSTRTPEIMLSSVIKAGITTLVGVLGTDNATRTMTNLIAKAKALRDEGVSCYAYTGSYHLPLKTLTNRIIDDIVFINEIIGVGEIAISDHRGSQPTLEELIRITSDARVGGILSKKAGIVNVHVGRGKKLIQPLIEVVNNSDLPITQFLPTHMNKNQESIKACVEFIKLGGRIDFTTSSSTTLDENDISKPSKALKKLLDEGVNIDNISFSSDGQGSMPHFDEKGNYVGLTVADVSTLYQEVKDSIINEQIPIEIALKVVTSNPATFLKLESKGRIEEECDADLVILDKKTLDIKSVIARGKMMMKNGKIITKGTFE, encoded by the coding sequence TTGTTAACAATAATTAAAAATGCAGAGGTTTATTCCCCTCACTATCTTGGAAAAAAAGACTTAGTGATTGGTGGGGGAAAAATACTATATATATCTAATTCATTTACTTCCTCTTCCCCATTAGATGTAGAAATTTTAGACATCGAAGGTGATTATTTAGTACCTGGTTTTATTGATTCTCATGTTCACATAATTGGAGGAGGTGGAGAAGGAGGATACAGCACACGAACACCTGAAATAATGCTCTCATCGGTAATAAAAGCTGGAATAACTACGCTTGTTGGTGTTCTTGGAACCGATAATGCCACGAGAACGATGACAAATCTGATTGCCAAAGCAAAAGCTTTAAGAGATGAAGGAGTAAGTTGTTATGCATACACAGGTTCATATCATCTACCTTTAAAAACATTAACAAACAGAATAATAGATGATATAGTATTTATAAACGAAATAATAGGTGTTGGTGAAATTGCCATATCTGATCATAGAGGTTCTCAACCTACTCTTGAAGAATTAATACGAATTACTTCTGATGCAAGAGTTGGAGGCATATTATCTAAAAAAGCCGGTATTGTAAACGTGCATGTTGGAAGAGGAAAAAAACTAATACAACCACTCATAGAAGTAGTTAACAACTCAGATTTACCAATAACTCAATTTTTACCAACTCACATGAACAAAAACCAAGAATCAATAAAAGCATGTGTAGAATTTATTAAGTTGGGCGGAAGAATAGATTTCACAACAAGTTCTTCTACTACACTAGATGAAAACGATATTTCAAAGCCTTCAAAAGCTTTGAAAAAGTTACTAGATGAAGGAGTTAATATTGACAATATTTCATTCTCTTCAGATGGCCAGGGAAGCATGCCTCATTTTGATGAAAAAGGAAATTATGTTGGGTTAACTGTTGCTGATGTAAGCACATTATACCAAGAAGTCAAAGATTCAATCATAAATGAACAAATCCCAATAGAGATTGCTTTAAAAGTGGTTACCTCTAACCCAGCTACTTTTTTAAAATTAGAAAGCAAAGGACGAATAGAAGAAGAATGTGACGCTGATTTAGTTATATTAGATAAAAAAACTTTAGATATCAAAAGTGTCATAGCAAGAGGAAAAATGATGATGAAAAATGGTAAAATTATAACAAAAGGAACTTTTGAGTAG